TTAACGTTCTCGCTGTTTGACTTACATTTCCTTTATGACGGTGGTAGGTCATAAACGTATGGAGAAGATCAATGTTTCGTTCTTTAGAATAATGGATGAGTGTCTCAAGTAATTGAGTCGCCAATTCGTTTAGTTCCTCGACTTGTACGATCGCTTCGATCATACGATCAATTTTTGTATCAGCAAATAAATGTCGGTGGGATCCCTCATTTCGTCTCTTTCCAATGCTTAATGCTTTTTTTGCTTCTTGAAACGTTTCAAAAAAAACGTGGTATCCGCATTGCTTACTGATGCCCCACCGACATTGAATCGTTGGGTATAAAAACATCAAGCGCGCTTCTAGAGCATCGATGTATCGATTAGCCGTTTCGATTGGTTGATCGTGTAATACTTCTAAGAAAATAATTAATTCATTAGCTTGGAAAGTAATCATTGATTTAAGGGTTTGTTTTCTGGCGATTTCTTCTGCTTCATCTTCGATCTGACGAATTTGTTGATGAAGCCAATGGTCAAATCGATCTGTATGGACAGAATTTTGCTCAAAAAATAATTTTAAATGCTCTAAACTTGCAACTAATGATACATAAGGCAAATTTAAGCGATAGCCTAATGACTTTGCACGTGACTGTAGGCTTTCCTCCGATTGTTTCGTACCTTTAGCTAACTCCCATACATAATCATCTCGAAGTAACCATTCGGTTTCTTTGACTGCTTGCTCATGTAAAAAAAAGAGCGCAATTGCTGTTGTCACATGCTTTAATAATCTAATCCACTCAGTTTTCTCTTCTTCTGTAAATGGCTCGATGCCAAAGCCCCCAACGATCAAATACCCTTGCGTCATATCATTTGAAGAGACTTCTAGCATAAGGGCGTGATTAGCCTCGTACATAAACCACTCTAATGAGTCTAATTGATGATAAATCAGGCCACTTGCTTCAAGTCGTCCATACAAGACTTGTTCAATATGATAAAGCAGAGGATTCTCAACCAGGTTGCATTGTCCACGAATTCTTCCTCTATTATCAGATATAACAACGGGGGCTACTAACGTATCGGATACATATTGACACACGTCTTGAATGCTTTTTCTTCGTAATACAAAATCAAGCAATGTTTCTTGAATGTGCTCGATCCGTTTATAATAATGTCTTTTTTTCTCATCAAGTAAACGAAGGCATTGTTTAATAATATCAGAGAATCGTACATGCCAATCTAACTCAATTAAAATAAAGTCTTCCTCTTTCTCTTTCACTTTTCTAATTACTTCATCAGGTATTGATTTTATAAAGGTACCGGTTGCTACTGCAAGACCCGCTGCCCCTGAATTGATCACTTCTTGAACAAACTCGGCAAATAAATGCTCGTCATGGCCACACCCAATGGCGGTTGTCAGGACTAGTTCATGTGGACGTACGAATTGTTCAACCGGTGATTCAATCACAGATACCCATTCAACGATCGGTGTAGTAGTCCCCTTAGAACGATACACCGTTGCTTTTTCTAATAGAGGCAGGGATGTCACTTCATCCATTGTAAGGTTCATACCGAGAACCTCCTTCTTATTATATTGTAAAGGAAAAAAAACAAGAAGAGCAATATTATTTTGAATATTTGTTTAATTTAACTACAACATGTATGAAAACTTCATACAATTTGTTGAATGATTTTTCTCTATCAAGAAACGTATGATGAAATTATAGAAAGGGGCGGATGATGTTGAAGGAGCAATCGTTACAAAATTCAACAAAAAGTGTCTGGTCGGGTGAAAAAGATGCTCTAGTACATGGAGCGACTCAAGTTCCTGTCGTTAACAGTGTGGCATACACGTATGATGACATTGATGAATGGTATGAAGTGGCGATCGGAAAGAGAAAGGGCCATATATACGGAAGAAACACTAATCCGACGGTGCAAGCCTTCGAGGAGAAGCTTCGCATTTTAGAAGGAGCAGATGCTTGCACAAGTTTTTCAACAGGGATGGCGGCCATATCAAACTCATTACTAACCTTTTTAACACCTGGTGACCGAGTCGTATCCATGAAAGACACGTATGGTGGAACAAATAAAATTTTCACAGAATTTCTACCAAGGTTAAACATTGATGTCACACTTGTCGAGACGGGAAACCATGAGCAAATGGAAAAAGAAATAACAAAAGGGTGTCAAATTGTATATTTAGAAACACCAACAAATCCGACGGTAAAAATAACCGATTTAAAGCGAATGTCTAAGGCGGCCAAAGAAGCTGGAGCGATGACATTTGTTGATAATACGTTCGCCACACCAATTAATCAACAACCCCTTAATCTCGGTGCTGATCTTGTCTTGCATAGTGCAACAAAGTTTCTAGGAGGTCATGCTGATGCTCTTGGAGGGGCTGCATGTGGAAATGCTGAAATTATCGAAAAAATTTATCATTACCGTGAAATCAACGGGGCGACGATGGATCCTAATGCCGCCTACTTATTGTTACGCGGGATGAAAACATTAAAGTTAAGAGTTGAGCAACAGCAACAAACAGCTCAGAAAATAGCAGAGTTCCTTCAAAATCATGAAAAGGTAGAAGTCGTATATTATCCAGGATTGCCAACGCATCGGCACCATGAAATCGCAAAAATACAGATGTCAGGTTTCGGTGGCATGCTAAGTTTCGCGTTAAAAGGCGAGTTAGATGCTGTAAGACAATTTTTACCGAAACTTAAACTGGCTCATAAAGCGGCAAATTTAGGAGCGGTTGAAACAACCGTTGGCCCAGCACGAACAACGAGTCATGTTGAAAATACACCAGAAGAACGAGCGGCATTAGGCATTCCGGAGGGTCTAGTTAGATATTCGACTGGAATTGAAGATGTAGATGATCTACTGTGCGACTTGTCACAAGCGTTGGATTCAATCGATTGAACGCTTCCCTTTTAAACACTATTAATAAGAGAAGAGGTGACGGAGAGCGTGACACATCAGATTGCATTAATAGGTTTTGGTGGAGTAGGTCAAGGCGTGGTGAGATTATTAAAAGAAAAATACGAATATGTAAGCACCCAGTATAAATGTCATTTTAAAGTGGTTTCGATTTGTGATTTATATAAAGGTTCGCTCCACTGTGATGATGGTTTGGATCTTGATTCAATTATTGCTTCGATTGATCGAGACAGAACGTTGGATCATTATCAGGATCATTCAGGTTTGATCCGTGGCCTAACAGCAAAAGAGACCATTGAAAGAACAAACGCTAAAACGATCATTGAAATGACTTATACAAATGTAGAAACAGGTCAACCAGCAATCGATCATTGTAAGACTGCTTTTACGAATAAGCGCAATGTGATCTTAACGAACAAAGGTCCTGTGGCTATAGCTAAACAAGAACTAGAAAGAGAAGCTCGTAAACATGGCGTACGTTTCTTTTATGAAGGAGCTGTGATGAGCGGTACGCCAGCTATTCGAATGCCGAAGATGACTCTATGCGGAAATGAGTTTCTAAAGGTACAGGGCATTTTAAATGGGACAACGAATTATATGTTGACTCAAATGGAGCAAGGTTTAGACTATGACGAAGCTTTAGGAAAGGCTCAACAATTAGGCTATGCAGAGGCAGACCCTACAAATGATGTGAAGGGATTTGATGTCTTATATAAAGTGCTTATTTTAAGTCAAGAACTGTTTGGTGTTGTGTTAAGAAAAGAACAGGTTTCTTGTGTAGGTATTGAGAAAATTACTCCGGATCTAATAGAAGAAGCAACGAGAGAAGGAAAAAGGTGGAAGTTACTTGGTTCAATTGAAAAGACAGATGATGGGGTTCAGGCTTTTGTAAAACCTGTCAAAGTACCATTATCAGATCCTCTAGCTTCTGTTAATGGAGCTACTAATGCGATTACGTACGATTGTGATATATCTGGTGCGATTACACTGATTGGTGCAGGGGCTGGTATAAAAGAAACTGCTTTTGCCGTCTTAATTGATTTGATTCATCTAGAAGGGTGGAGATCGACTTAACCTTTACAAAAGGGGTGATTAGGATGCGTGGACAAATGTTACATGAAAGAATGTTTATTAATGGGGCTTGGGAGAGGCGAGAGGAAACATTTGAAGTGTATGATCCAGCTAACGGAAACTGTATTGCTCTTGTTCCAAAAGCGAGCAAAGAGGATGTAGAGGGAGCGATACGATCAGCGAAAATAGGCGCAACCATTTCAAATGATCTACCTGTTCATCAAAGATATACGATTTTAATGGATACAGTTGCTTATCTTCAAGATCATACGGAGCTATTTGTTGAAACGATTGTAATGGAAAGTAGTAAAACTATACGAGAAGCAAAGCGAGAAGTTTCGCGTTGTATGGAGACAATCCGGATTAGTGCAGAGGAAGCAAAACGAATAACTGGCGAGACGATTCCTTTCTCACAAATGCCTAATCACATTGGACGTGTTGGCTATGTTACAAGAGTGCCGGTTGGGATTGTGGCTGCGATCACACCGTTTAATGACCCATTAAATCTTGTTGCTCACAAAGTTGCTCCAGCAATCGCATCAGGTAATGCGGTGATTTTAAAGCCCTCAAGTGAAACGCCATTGAGTGCGATTCGCCTAGTGGAGGCCTTTTTAGAAGCTGGCTTACCAAAAGAGATCTTGTCAGTAATCACAGGGAGCGGAAGAGAAATTGGAGATACGCTTGTTTCTTCAGAAGATGTTCGATTTATTTCCTTTACGGGTGGCTATCATACCGGGGAAGCAATTACGAAAAAAGCAGGCGTGAAAAAAATAGCGATGGAACTCGGGTCGAATGCACCTACTATTGTGCTCGCTGATGCCGATCTTGAAGAAGCTGTTCAATCAACGGTTTCAGGAGCTTTTGGAGTAGCAGGTCAAAACTGTATCGGCGTTCAGCGACTTTATGTAGAAGAACCAGTGTTTGAGACGTTTACGAATCGTTTTGTGAGTGAAACGAAGAAATTAACAGTTGGTGATAAACGAGACATCTGCACAGATGTCGGTCCGATGATTTCGGAAAAAGAAGCGAAACGAGTGGAATCGTGGATTTTAGAGGCGTGTGCAAACGGAGCTACCTTACATTGCGGAGGAAGAAGGCAAGGGGCATTTATCACTCCAGCTGTTCTTACAAATGTCAGTCAACAAGAGAAATTAATGAAAGAAGAAGTGTTTGGCCCCACCGCAACGATTACTTCGGTCGCTTCTTTAGACGAGGCAATACGTTTAGCTAATGATAGTTGCTACGGATTACAAGCTGGCATTTTCACTACAAGTATGAATGCTGCTTTCAGCGCGATTGATAAATTAGATGTTGGTGGTGTGATGGTCAATGATAGTAGCGATGTGCGGATTGATGCAATGCCGTTTGGCGGCGTAAAACGTTCTGGGCTTGGAAGGGAAGGAATTAAATCAGCCATTCTAGCTATGACAGAAGAGAAAGTGGTCGCATTTAATCTAAAAAAATAAATATGTAATGGAGTTATTGGGATGGGGGGTTGTGTATGTTTGCTTTAACAGAATACGAAGAGCGGCTAAAAAAAACAAAAATAAAAATGGTTGAAATGGGCATTGATGTGTTATTGATCTCCAACCCTTCTAATATGTATTATTTAACCAACTACAATGCATGGAGTTTTTATGTTCATCAGATCATGATTGTGACACTTGAGGACTCACAACCTATTTGGATTGGTAGGCAAATGGATGCGACAAGTGTTGAGAAAACGACATGGCTAGATACGAACCATATTATTTCATATCCAGATTATTATGTTCAATCAAGTGAGCGTCACCCGATGGACTTTGTCGTCAAGATCGTTGAGGAGATCGGGCATAGTAAACGACGAATCGGACTTGAAATGGATGCCCATTATTTTACAGCAGCATGTTATGCGAAACTGTTAAAAGGGTTACCAAATGCGCTTATTAAAGATGCGACAGTACTTGTGAACCTCGTCAGGTTGATCAAATCACCTGCAGAAATTTCCTATATGAGGACTGCGGCAAAGATTGCAGAAGCGTCCATGCAAGCAGGCTATGATAAATTAGCGGTAGGGATGCGGGAATGCGATGTGGCAGCAGCGATTTATGAGTCGCAAATTCGTGGATTAGAAGATTGTGGCGGTGATTATCCTTCGATTGTACCAATGCTTCCCACAAATGAAAATACATCTTGTCCTCATTTAACATTCAGTGAGAGAAAGTATAAGCGAGGAGACTTTCTAACCATTGAAATGGCAGGTGTGTACAAACGCTATCATGCACCACTCGCGAGAACGCTCTCACTTGGTGTGGCACCAGCTTATGTAAAAGAGCTTTCAAAAGTTGTGCAAGAAGGTATTGAGATCACTCTCGATGCGATTACACCTGGTATAACCGCAGAAGAAGTCGAGAGAACATGGAGTGAGGCTATTGCAAAACACGGATATCAAAAAAGTTCTCGTTTAGGGTATTCGATCGGCGCAAGCTTTCCACCAGATTGGGGAGAGCACACGATAAGCTTTCGGACAGGAGATAAGTCGATTCTAAAACCGAATATGACATTTCATTTGATGCCGGGTATTTGGTATGAATCCTACGGTGTTGAAATTACTGAATCGATTCTTATCACAAAAAAGGGTGTCGAAACGTTAACCAATTTCAACCGTGAATTGTACGAAAAACCTATTGTAGAAACGGCAATCTAAAAACGACTTTATGTCGATGTTCAAACACTACGTCAATTGTAGTGTTCTTTTTTGTCTAGAGAAACTACGTACAAATCCTTCGCAAAATGATAAAATAAACTAAGAACGATTTTCGAGAGGTAGGATTTGAACGTGGAGAAGAAGTCACTAATTATTACATATGGTTTAATAATGTTTGTCATGATCATATGGGGATTAAATGTTGTGATGTTAAAAGTATTGGTCGAGACGTTCCCCCCACAAACGATGACCGCTTTAAGGATTTTCACAGCTGGTATTGTGACCATGTTGATCGTTTTATTTGGACGTTCTTTTAGGGCGTTAACGAAACAAGAGTGGATCTATTCGTTACTTGCGATGGTATTTGGTGTAATGCTTCATCATACCTTTTTAGCTCAAGGTCTGACGATGATTAATGCGTCGAATACAGTCCTTATCTTAGGGCTATTACCGTTAACTACAGCTTTGTTTGCGGTCATGTTTTTAGGAGATTCTTTAACGAAGTGGAGAGTACTAGGCATAGGATTAGCTTTAACGGGGGTCTTTTTTATACAAGGAGGAACAGGGACTCTAACCGTGCGAGCTGGAGAAGTATATGTGTTTTTAGCGATGCTCGTTCAGGCGATTAGTTTTGTTTTTATTAAAAAAGCAACGATCACACTTGATTCAAGACAGATGACAGGGATGATGCTTGTGATCGGTTCCGTTGGATTGCTTCTTGCTAGTTTCTTTATCGAACCAAACGGTATGAATAGTATGATGGACGCCCCGCCGTTTATCTATCTTATCTTTTTCTTTTCAGCCATTGTCGCAACAGCGATCGGACATTTTGTCTTTAACGCCTCCATTCAAAAAATTGGAGCGGGACAAACAGCGATTTTTAATAATTTCGTTCCATTCTTTGGACTTGTCTTTTCAGCGATCTTCTTGAATGAAACGATTCATTACTACCAACTGATTGGTTTCTTATTTATAGTTGCAGGTGTGTTATTTGGTACAGGGTATGTAGAAAGATATTGGGTTAGTAAAGTACCACAGCACGGAAAAAGCATGTAGCTAATTAGCTACATGCTTTTTGAGGTTCTCAATCAATTTTCTATTTAGCTTACAAAGTAACTTACAGTGGGCTTAATGACGTTGGTTAGTTCTTGTTGTTGTTCGTGTGTTAATGGAACAAGTGGAAGTCTTACTCCACCGACATTAACGCCATATAGTGCTAGAGCTGCTTTGACAGCTGTTGGGTTTGGTGCCATAAATAATGTGTTCATAATCGGAACGAGTTGGCGGTGTTGAGTAGCAGCTGCTTGCACTTGCCCCGCTAAATAATGACGAACCAATTGTTGCATTTGGTTTCCGACAACGTGGGAAGCGACAGACACGACGCCTGTTCCACCGATCGCTAGTATAGGTAATGTTAAGCTGTCATCGCCACTATAAAGCGAAAATCCTTCTGGGGCGTGTTCAATGATTGTTGCCATTGCATCCAAGTCAGCACTTGCTTCTTTCGTTGAAACAATATTAGGTACTTCCGCAAGACGTAAGGTTGTTTCTACACTAATGGTGACAGCACTTCTACCTGGGATATTGTAAAGCATGACAGGTAGCTTTGTTGCCTCAGCAATTGTTTTAAAATGTTGGTAAAGCCCTTCTTGGGACGGTTTATTATAATAAGGTGCAACTAGCATAATGCCATCGACACCAATTTCTTGTGCTTGTTTTGTTAATTGAATAGAAGCCGCTGTGTTGTTAGAGCCAGTACCAGCTATAACGGGGACTCTTTTGTTGACTGCCTTTACAACTGTTTTAAATAAGATTAGTTTTTCATCGGTTGTTAATGTAGGTGATTCACCTGTAGTTCCACCAACAACTAATGCATCGGAACCATTAGCTATAAGATAATTGACAAGTTCCTTTGTTGACTCAACACAAAATTCCCCTTGCTCATTAAATGGTGTGACCATTGCGGTTAAAATACGTCCAAAATTCATGATATTCACCCTCGATTCGTAATAATATGTTGTCTCAAATAGGTGGGCTACATGTGCAATAAGCACAAAAAAACAACAATGAGGAAATCCCATTGTTGCATGGACATGTTGTATATGAACAAGCATTCCAATGCGTGAGATAGCCCTCCATGTAATGATGACACTACATGACAGTCCTGTACTTATTTAGTACAGTCCCAGCGTGCAAAGAATGAGCATCTTTACGCTTCGGCAACTATCCCTTTAAAGATACATCATTAGAGCTCATTCTCTTCAGTATCTCTACTCTTGATTGTTGCGCCTCTACCCTCACTTCAGTATGTGAAGTAAAGATTATTCATTTTGTGAATTAAACATATCAGAACTCTACATTGATTGCAATGGGTTTGGACAAAATTACTTAATTTACGTACTGTTGTGATTTTACTTGGTGTTGTTCGATTTGTAATTGATTTAAGAGCTGATCAAGTTCCTGACTACATTGAACGGTTTGATCCGAGGTGAAACCGTATTTTTTTGCTAAATTAAACATCTGTCTACGTTTTAATTCAATTTTTATACATAACATACCCTTCAACTCCATACCTGTTCTATTGAAAAAAAGACGGACCCCATGAATTTGTGAAGGGTTCTTGGTGAGAGTGTCATGTCTTCTTTCACACAAAGCTTATTATACCCATGTTTTGAATGTTAAAAAGCGATTCAACGAAAGTAGTCAAATTAAGCGAGAATTAGTAACACTTCGACAAGAACTGCAACGAACCTATGGAAATAATTTGTTTTTTTGATGATTAGCCACTTATTTAACAATAATGTTTACGGACGAACTGGTGTCGAACGAACAATAGATGCGAATAATAAAGGACAAGGGGGGAGTTATGAAAAAAAGTATACTGTTTTTTATGGTTTTACTTTGTCTGTCAGGCTGTACGATTGAACAAAAGGCTACACTTGGTGCGAATGACGATCGTTATGAGGGGTATAGTGGATATGGTGTTCAAAGGGTAAGAAATTGGGAAGGCCCTTTAATGGATATGATGGTTCCAGATGCATCACCAAAAGGCATAACAGATCCTGCACATGAGCTTACGACTTCTAATGATTATGTCTCAGGTAACCGAAATTTAGGAATGAACCATGAAGGAAATGCGGGATTCGGGGCAAGGGTGTATACAAATCGACCTGGGGTGTTACGTGATAAAATATCTTATTCTGATCAACTCACACGTGACATGTCAGACGCTTATTCAATATTAACTGAGGAAAATAAAGATGTAGATCTAAAAACGAAAATAGAGTCTTTAGATGAAGTTAAACATCTATATGTACAAGAAAATGAGCGTACAGTTGTGATCGGCTTAGAAGGCAACCATTCAAGTCATCAATCATTGAAGCAACTTGTCCATCAAATTGCTGAAAAATATTACCCGAATAAGCAAGTCATTGTGACAACAGATCGCCAATTTATCAAAAGAATGGGCCATTTAGACAAGAAATAAGGCATGCATCAGCATGCCTTATTTCTTGTCTGTTGAATTAATAGAAGCCATGTTTTTCAGAAAGTGACATAAATTCTCTTTCCATTAACTTATGAGACATCATGGCATTTTCATAATGAACACGCGCATTTTCTGCTTGAAGTGGATGCACAGGTGTTTTCATATCAAAGAGCACTCTCTCGATAGCGTTGTATTCATGTATCAAGGTGAGGTGTCCTTCGTGGAATGCTTGAAACTCATGTGGTCTTCGGACATTTTCAAAGATCACACTTTGGTTTTTTAATGTTTCAATGGTCGAAGTAACTGTGGAGATATCAGAGCTACTTAATGTTTGTTGTTGCATAATCGGTGCAATCGACTCGAGATGTTCAATGCTGTGCTCTAAGAAATTTCCAGCTTCTTTCGCATAGGCGATTAGCTCAGAATCTGCACGGTGTTTTAGACGATTTTGTTCTGTATTGTTAGGGAAGCGTTGAGCACCGTAATAGCCTTCTTTTTCATTTTGAACAACGTCATCAATTAATTTTGCACTATTGTCTTGCATACAACCTGTCAATAAAATAATTACCGCTGCTAAAAGAATTGTATATGCTTTTTTCACATGATCACCTCATTACAATTAGATAACGCTAGTGTTAGATGAAAAAGGAAATAATATGCATCTAGACAACCTTTCCATTCATAGAGTAGTACAAAGTGAATTGGAGGGTTCAGATGATGGTAACGACAATTGTACTCCTGTTCTTTGCCTTATTTTTGGGTATCATGTTACTCGGAAACCATATGTCTAATTTATTCGAACAAATACTAGAAAAAGAAGCTGACAAAGTACTAGCAAGAATTGATGAAGCTTTAAAAGAGGAAGTGAAATAAACGAAGAGACAGGAGACTTTACGTTTCTGTCTTTTTTGTCTTATCCTATTTATTTGCGAGACGAGCTTTAATTGATTACAATAAGGTTAATATGTATTAAGAACGGGAGTGTTTGAGGATGAAATTGATTGCCATTGATATGGACGGTACGTTATTAAATGATCAACGTAAAGTTACTGAAGAGAATGCTAAGGCGATAAAGTTCGCTCAGCAAAAAGGAATCGAAGTCGTAATTGCCACAGGTAGAGATGATAAAGAGGCAAGAATTCCTTTAACAGAAGCAGGTCTAAGTTGTCCGGTGATTAGTGTGAACGGAGCTGAAATACAAACAGCTAATAAGAAGCTTCTACAGAAAACGTCTTTAGCGCGTACGACTGTAAAAGAAATTACTGAAATTTTAAAAGAAAATGATGTCTATTACGAAATTTATACAAATCAAGGGGCATTTACAGATGATTATGAGGCTGGAATCCAAACGGTAATTGATGTCTTAAAATCAGCGGGTTCAACAAATACATATGAAGAAATGAGAAAGATCGCTAAAGAAAGATTTTCAAATGGGGCAGTAACACATATTGAAGATTATGAGGTGTTATTTAGCAATCAAAATAATGATTTTTACAAAGTATTAGCTTTTTCACATAATGATTCAGATCGTGAACGTGCTAGGCGAAAATTAGACAACATGGAAGCTATAGCTGTCAGTTCATCAGCTTCAGAAAACTTAGAAATTACTCACAAGCATGCTCAAAAAGGGGTGGCTCTTAGAGAATATGCTACGCTTAAAGGCATTTTATTAGAAGATGTCATGGTGATTGGTGACAATGGCAATGATTTATCTATGTTTGAAGTAGCAGGGGTCTCTGTGGCTATGAAAAATGCTATCCCGAAAGTGAAAGAAGCAGCAGACGAAGTCACTTTAAGCAATGATGATAGTGGTGTAGCCATTGCCATCATGAAAAAAATCAAGTCATGATCCAAATGAAAGAATTTGAGGTGTGTGTATGCGTGAATTTGCCAAGCCTAGAGTCGTTGTCAGTAAATGTCTAGAGTTTGATGCATGTCGGTACAACGGTGAAAGGATTCCAGATAAGTTAATTGCTAAGCTTGAACAGTATGTTGAGTTTATTCCGATTTGTCCTGAAGTTGAAATTGGTCTAGGAACACCTAGAGAAGTCATTAGGCTCGTTGCAACCGGCGAGCAAACAACGCTTGTCCAACCTAATACGAATCAAGATTTAACTGAAAAAATGAATGAATTTTCAGAAGAATATTTACATACTTTGACAGAGATTGATGGTTTTATATTGAAGACGAGATCACCTAGTTGTGGGCTGTTTGACGCCAAAGTATACAGTGGAATCGAGAAAGCCCCAGTCGTCCGAACTGAATCGGGGATCTTCACTGCGCGCGTGAAGGAACATTTTCCGCTTACAGCTAAAGAAGATGAAGGGCGCTTGAAAAATTTCACTGTGCGAGAACATTTTTTAACTAGGTTGTTTACGATTGCTGAATTCCGTGTTGTAAAAAAAGAACATTCAATCTCCAAACTGATGCAATTTCAAGCAAAAAATAAATATTTATTCATGGCAGTTCATCAAGACTCGATGAGGAAATTAGGAAGAATTGTAGCTAATCACGAAAAGGAGGAAGAAAAGATTGTTTTTCAAAAGTATGAAGAAGAATTACAGACCCTTTTCTCAAGAATACCAAAGCTCACCGACCATATTAATGTTTGCCAACATGTGTTTGGCTATTTCTCCAAGCATTTAACAAAAGCAGAGAAAGATCATTTTTTAATTGCGCTTGATCAATATAAAGAACAAAAAATTCCTTTAAGTAGTGTATTAACGATGTTACGTTCATGGAGTTACCGATTTGAAAATGACTATCTGCTAAGTCAAAATTACTTCACTCCATATCCTGAAGATCTTGTTGCAATCAGTGATTCAGGTAAAGGAAGAAGCTTAAGTTAAACAAACACCTAGTCGCTATTGACTAGGTGTTTGTTGCATCTAATAACGTTTTATATCGTTGAAGAATGAAGGAACAGTAAAAAAATTCTAAAAGTAAGAAGAATCGAGTCATTACCAAAACAGAGTTAACATAGAGATGTATTAATACAACTTAAAAAAGTTGTTGACTATTATAATACAGTTGCATATACTAAGGTTAAGAAAACAGAACATTTAAAAAACGAAGGGGTGTTGAGGATGGAAAAGGTAAAAACAAACACGGAGCGCAAGCCAGTAGAAGTGAAGGATGAGCCGTCGATCCTTGAAATGATTAACGATTATTACAGCCGAAACTAAGAAAGTGATTCAACAAGACCACTCAATGTGTCATGAGTGGTCTTGTTATTGTACAGGAGTAGTTAAGTAGGACTGTAGACGCTGGATAATAAAAAAGAAATTGCATTTTCGTTTGGGTTAATTTATAATATCCCTTGCAAAAAAACAATAAATAG
Above is a genomic segment from Bacillus sp. FJAT-45037 containing:
- a CDS encoding PucR family transcriptional regulator, which encodes MNLTMDEVTSLPLLEKATVYRSKGTTTPIVEWVSVIESPVEQFVRPHELVLTTAIGCGHDEHLFAEFVQEVINSGAAGLAVATGTFIKSIPDEVIRKVKEKEEDFILIELDWHVRFSDIIKQCLRLLDEKKRHYYKRIEHIQETLLDFVLRRKSIQDVCQYVSDTLVAPVVISDNRGRIRGQCNLVENPLLYHIEQVLYGRLEASGLIYHQLDSLEWFMYEANHALMLEVSSNDMTQGYLIVGGFGIEPFTEEEKTEWIRLLKHVTTAIALFFLHEQAVKETEWLLRDDYVWELAKGTKQSEESLQSRAKSLGYRLNLPYVSLVASLEHLKLFFEQNSVHTDRFDHWLHQQIRQIEDEAEEIARKQTLKSMITFQANELIIFLEVLHDQPIETANRYIDALEARLMFLYPTIQCRWGISKQCGYHVFFETFQEAKKALSIGKRRNEGSHRHLFADTKIDRMIEAIVQVEELNELATQLLETLIHYSKERNIDLLHTFMTYHRHKGNVSQTARTLNLHRQSLLYRLRKIEALTGCSLDNADDLFLLDLSTRIWSTKSNE
- a CDS encoding cystathionine gamma-synthase family protein; the encoded protein is MKEQSLQNSTKSVWSGEKDALVHGATQVPVVNSVAYTYDDIDEWYEVAIGKRKGHIYGRNTNPTVQAFEEKLRILEGADACTSFSTGMAAISNSLLTFLTPGDRVVSMKDTYGGTNKIFTEFLPRLNIDVTLVETGNHEQMEKEITKGCQIVYLETPTNPTVKITDLKRMSKAAKEAGAMTFVDNTFATPINQQPLNLGADLVLHSATKFLGGHADALGGAACGNAEIIEKIYHYREINGATMDPNAAYLLLRGMKTLKLRVEQQQQTAQKIAEFLQNHEKVEVVYYPGLPTHRHHEIAKIQMSGFGGMLSFALKGELDAVRQFLPKLKLAHKAANLGAVETTVGPARTTSHVENTPEERAALGIPEGLVRYSTGIEDVDDLLCDLSQALDSID
- a CDS encoding homoserine dehydrogenase, coding for MTHQIALIGFGGVGQGVVRLLKEKYEYVSTQYKCHFKVVSICDLYKGSLHCDDGLDLDSIIASIDRDRTLDHYQDHSGLIRGLTAKETIERTNAKTIIEMTYTNVETGQPAIDHCKTAFTNKRNVILTNKGPVAIAKQELEREARKHGVRFFYEGAVMSGTPAIRMPKMTLCGNEFLKVQGILNGTTNYMLTQMEQGLDYDEALGKAQQLGYAEADPTNDVKGFDVLYKVLILSQELFGVVLRKEQVSCVGIEKITPDLIEEATREGKRWKLLGSIEKTDDGVQAFVKPVKVPLSDPLASVNGATNAITYDCDISGAITLIGAGAGIKETAFAVLIDLIHLEGWRST
- a CDS encoding aldehyde dehydrogenase family protein, encoding MRGQMLHERMFINGAWERREETFEVYDPANGNCIALVPKASKEDVEGAIRSAKIGATISNDLPVHQRYTILMDTVAYLQDHTELFVETIVMESSKTIREAKREVSRCMETIRISAEEAKRITGETIPFSQMPNHIGRVGYVTRVPVGIVAAITPFNDPLNLVAHKVAPAIASGNAVILKPSSETPLSAIRLVEAFLEAGLPKEILSVITGSGREIGDTLVSSEDVRFISFTGGYHTGEAITKKAGVKKIAMELGSNAPTIVLADADLEEAVQSTVSGAFGVAGQNCIGVQRLYVEEPVFETFTNRFVSETKKLTVGDKRDICTDVGPMISEKEAKRVESWILEACANGATLHCGGRRQGAFITPAVLTNVSQQEKLMKEEVFGPTATITSVASLDEAIRLANDSCYGLQAGIFTTSMNAAFSAIDKLDVGGVMVNDSSDVRIDAMPFGGVKRSGLGREGIKSAILAMTEEKVVAFNLKK
- a CDS encoding M24 family metallopeptidase; this translates as MFALTEYEERLKKTKIKMVEMGIDVLLISNPSNMYYLTNYNAWSFYVHQIMIVTLEDSQPIWIGRQMDATSVEKTTWLDTNHIISYPDYYVQSSERHPMDFVVKIVEEIGHSKRRIGLEMDAHYFTAACYAKLLKGLPNALIKDATVLVNLVRLIKSPAEISYMRTAAKIAEASMQAGYDKLAVGMRECDVAAAIYESQIRGLEDCGGDYPSIVPMLPTNENTSCPHLTFSERKYKRGDFLTIEMAGVYKRYHAPLARTLSLGVAPAYVKELSKVVQEGIEITLDAITPGITAEEVERTWSEAIAKHGYQKSSRLGYSIGASFPPDWGEHTISFRTGDKSILKPNMTFHLMPGIWYESYGVEITESILITKKGVETLTNFNRELYEKPIVETAI